From the Sphingomonas phyllosphaerae 5.2 genome, one window contains:
- a CDS encoding aromatic ring-hydroxylating oxygenase subunit alpha, whose amino-acid sequence MPRSAELPPAGLPHADPDADWSLPGWLYTDPEYFALECARVIRPSWQIVCHESDLDRPGAWRTLSYLDENVVVVRGADGEIRAFHNVCRHRAMRLVDGSAGCARKLVCPYHAWVYELDGRLSGVPARRDYPALDMDASGLVPVEVDRWRGFVFVRLEDDGGPRVAEMMAPYDHEIAPYRFGDMRRIGDVRHRERAVNWKNVGDNYSDNLHIPVAHDGLTRLFGKSYAIEAAGWVDRMSGQLVDRPSDDPWERFYQTHLPPVEHLPPANQRLWLYYKLWPNMAFDLYADQIDFMQWLPLTPTTCVLREMTFALPDPRRAMKLVRYANWRINRTVNAEDTWLIERVQQGMASSSYTAGPIGASEVCLRSFAAKIRTRIPEARLHRAPAPGWSKHSPSPLRRQRPVAVE is encoded by the coding sequence ATGCCTCGTTCTGCCGAGCTGCCACCTGCCGGTCTCCCCCACGCCGATCCTGACGCGGACTGGAGCCTGCCCGGCTGGCTCTATACCGATCCCGAGTATTTTGCGCTCGAATGTGCGCGAGTGATCCGCCCATCGTGGCAGATCGTCTGTCACGAAAGCGATCTCGACCGGCCCGGCGCATGGCGGACGCTGTCGTACCTGGACGAGAACGTCGTCGTGGTGCGCGGTGCCGATGGAGAGATCCGCGCCTTCCACAACGTCTGCCGCCACCGCGCGATGCGGCTGGTGGACGGCAGCGCGGGATGCGCGCGCAAGCTGGTCTGCCCGTACCACGCCTGGGTCTACGAACTCGACGGGCGGCTGAGCGGCGTGCCGGCGCGCCGCGACTATCCTGCGCTGGACATGGACGCGAGCGGGCTGGTCCCCGTCGAGGTCGACCGCTGGCGCGGGTTCGTCTTCGTCCGGCTGGAGGACGACGGCGGCCCGCGCGTCGCGGAGATGATGGCGCCCTACGACCACGAGATCGCGCCGTATCGCTTCGGCGACATGCGTCGCATCGGCGACGTGCGCCACCGCGAGCGGGCCGTGAACTGGAAGAACGTCGGCGACAATTATTCCGACAACCTGCACATCCCGGTCGCGCACGACGGCCTGACGCGCCTGTTCGGCAAGAGCTATGCGATCGAGGCGGCGGGATGGGTGGACCGGATGTCGGGCCAGCTGGTCGACCGCCCGTCCGACGATCCGTGGGAACGCTTCTACCAGACGCACCTGCCGCCGGTCGAACACCTGCCGCCGGCGAACCAGCGGCTGTGGCTCTATTACAAGCTGTGGCCGAACATGGCGTTCGATCTCTACGCCGACCAGATCGACTTCATGCAATGGCTGCCGCTGACGCCGACCACGTGCGTGCTGCGCGAGATGACCTTCGCGCTGCCCGATCCGCGGCGCGCGATGAAGCTGGTCCGCTATGCCAACTGGCGCATCAACCGCACCGTCAACGCCGAGGACACATGGCTGATCGAGCGCGTGCAGCAAGGCATGGCCTCATCCAGCTACACCGCCGGCCCGATCGGCGCGAGCGAGGTATGCCTGCGCAGTTTCGCCGCAAAAATCCGGACCCGCATTCCCGAAGCCCGCCTCCACCGCGCGCCGGCGCCGGGCTGGTCGAAGCACTCTCCGTCACCCCTGCGCCGGCAACGGCCCGTGGCGGTCGAGTGA
- a CDS encoding GNAT family N-acetyltransferase: MTRPATLRRASAKDAAALAGVARATFTETFGMLYSAADLATFLEQHTPDDWAREIDDPRYAVMVVEDGHAAVGYIKLGPPRLPFTPPQGAIELRQFYLLQPWQGGGMGPKMMEWALEEARARGMDEMYLSVFIDNERARRFYVKYGFEDVGRYAFMVGDHEDTDVVMRRAL, translated from the coding sequence ATGACGCGCCCGGCCACGCTGCGCCGCGCGTCCGCAAAGGACGCCGCCGCCCTCGCCGGCGTCGCGCGCGCCACCTTCACCGAGACGTTCGGAATGCTCTATTCCGCCGCCGACCTCGCCACTTTCCTGGAGCAGCACACCCCCGATGACTGGGCGCGCGAGATCGACGATCCGCGCTATGCGGTGATGGTGGTCGAGGACGGCCATGCCGCGGTCGGCTACATCAAGCTCGGCCCGCCGCGGCTGCCATTCACGCCGCCGCAGGGCGCGATCGAGCTGCGGCAATTCTATCTGCTCCAGCCGTGGCAGGGCGGCGGCATGGGGCCGAAGATGATGGAATGGGCGCTGGAGGAGGCGCGCGCGCGCGGCATGGATGAGATGTACCTGTCGGTATTCATCGACAATGAGCGTGCGCGGCGCTTCTACGTCAAATACGGGTTCGAGGATGTCGGCCGCTACGCCTTCATGGTCGGCGATCACGAGGATACCGACGTCGTGATGCGACGCGCGCTGTGA
- the hslV gene encoding ATP-dependent protease subunit HslV, translating into MPVWHGTTILSVRRGGKVVVIGDGQVSMGQTVMKPNARKVRTLGDGKVIGGFAGATADAFTLFERLEAKLERHGYHLMRAAVELAKDWRTDKYLRNLEAMMIVADKDVTLILTGNGDVLEPEKGIAAIGSGGNYALAAARALVDYEDDAEVLCRKAMAIAAEVCVYTNDRLTVETLESST; encoded by the coding sequence ATGCCCGTCTGGCATGGCACCACCATTCTTTCGGTACGGCGCGGCGGCAAGGTCGTGGTCATCGGCGACGGGCAGGTCTCGATGGGCCAGACCGTGATGAAGCCCAATGCGCGCAAGGTCAGGACCTTGGGCGACGGGAAGGTCATCGGCGGATTTGCCGGCGCGACCGCCGACGCTTTCACGCTGTTCGAGCGGCTCGAGGCCAAGCTGGAGCGCCACGGCTACCACCTGATGCGCGCGGCCGTGGAACTGGCCAAGGACTGGCGGACCGACAAGTATCTGCGCAACCTCGAGGCGATGATGATCGTCGCCGACAAGGACGTGACGCTGATCCTCACCGGCAACGGCGACGTGCTGGAGCCGGAGAAGGGCATCGCGGCGATCGGCTCGGGTGGCAATTACGCGCTCGCTGCGGCACGCGCGCTGGTCGATTACGAGGACGATGCCGAGGTGCTGTGCCGCAAGGCGATGGCGATCGCGGCGGAGGTGTGCGTCTACACCAACGATCGGCTCACCGTAGAGACGCTGGAGTCCAGCACCTGA
- the pgeF gene encoding peptidoglycan editing factor PgeF, with product MIVPRPFRAALLDGVPHGFFGRSGGVSDGVHAGLNVGLGSGDDGATVQANRAAALAAVAPDACLLTPYQVHSATCVTVEAPFAERPQADALVTDRPGLAIGVVTADCAPVLLADVAANVVGAAHAGWKGALGGITDATVAAMVARGARVERIVAAVGPCIARPSYEVDDAFRRRFEEADAANERFFVDARAGHHRFDLEGYVVHRLAAAGVTRVAALGLDTYADEARFFSYRRATHCGEPSYGRQIAIVAPAG from the coding sequence GTGATCGTGCCGCGGCCGTTTCGCGCCGCGCTGCTGGACGGTGTGCCGCACGGCTTCTTCGGGCGCTCGGGCGGCGTGTCGGATGGAGTCCACGCCGGGCTGAACGTCGGCCTGGGGTCGGGCGACGACGGCGCGACCGTACAGGCGAACCGCGCCGCGGCGCTGGCGGCAGTCGCCCCCGACGCGTGCCTGCTGACGCCGTACCAGGTTCACTCCGCAACCTGCGTCACCGTGGAGGCGCCATTCGCGGAGCGACCGCAGGCGGATGCGCTGGTCACCGATCGTCCGGGGCTGGCGATCGGCGTGGTCACGGCCGATTGCGCGCCGGTGCTGCTGGCCGACGTCGCTGCGAACGTGGTCGGCGCGGCGCATGCCGGGTGGAAGGGGGCGTTGGGCGGGATCACCGACGCCACCGTTGCAGCGATGGTTGCGCGGGGCGCGCGGGTAGAGCGGATCGTCGCCGCGGTCGGCCCGTGCATCGCGCGCCCCAGCTACGAAGTGGACGACGCCTTCCGCCGCCGCTTCGAGGAGGCGGATGCTGCCAACGAACGCTTCTTCGTCGATGCTCGCGCCGGACACCATCGCTTCGACCTCGAAGGCTATGTCGTCCACCGCCTTGCCGCCGCCGGGGTGACGCGCGTCGCGGCGCTCGGGCTGGACACCTATGCGGACGAGGCGCGCTTCTTCTCCTATCGCCGCGCCACGCACTGCGGAGAACCGAGCTACGGCCGACAGATCGCGATCGTCGCGCCGGCCGGCTGA
- a CDS encoding M20/M25/M40 family metallo-hydrolase, which produces MTYGRFFSGMVAATLCATPFAALRAEPAAEAQALDIAKRAIAFRSVAGPGNQTPQLAAYLKSVLVAGGISDVAVTPVEDTAYLVARWPGTDRAAKPLVISGHIDVVEAKPADWQRDPFTPVVENGYLYGRGATDMKLDAAVTIAALLQMKRAGFRPRRDVVLEFSGDEETRMKTSALIAEQLKNAELVINIDGGGGRLGEDGKAQFFTWNGAEKTYADFELTVTDPGGHSSAPRPQNAINQLSAALVRIGNYRFTPQSSDLTRAFFVAAAKQKTGALAAAMRAFAANPKDEKAIATLAADPAYVGQIGTTCVATMVGGGHALNALPQRATANINCRIFPGVKPADVMATLKQVAAEPKMTIRDVSEGSVANDASPMRADFVAAVTKAIAKTRPGVPVFPSMSAGASDSMWFRYHHVPSYGASPTFIKESDDFSHGLNERTPIDNIAPGIAYYESLFTDLSR; this is translated from the coding sequence ATGACGTACGGCAGGTTCTTCTCGGGCATGGTCGCCGCTACGCTGTGCGCCACGCCGTTCGCCGCGCTCCGTGCCGAGCCGGCTGCCGAGGCGCAGGCGCTGGACATCGCCAAGCGCGCGATCGCCTTTCGCAGCGTCGCCGGGCCGGGCAACCAGACCCCGCAGCTTGCCGCCTATCTGAAGTCGGTGCTGGTCGCGGGCGGCATCTCGGACGTGGCGGTGACGCCCGTCGAGGACACCGCCTATCTCGTCGCGCGCTGGCCGGGCACCGATCGCGCCGCCAAGCCGCTGGTGATCTCCGGCCATATCGACGTGGTCGAGGCGAAGCCCGCCGACTGGCAGCGCGATCCCTTCACCCCGGTGGTCGAGAACGGCTACCTGTACGGCCGCGGCGCCACCGACATGAAGCTGGACGCCGCGGTGACGATCGCGGCGCTGTTGCAGATGAAGCGCGCCGGCTTTCGCCCGCGCCGCGACGTCGTGCTCGAATTCTCCGGTGACGAGGAGACGCGCATGAAGACCAGCGCGCTGATCGCCGAGCAGCTCAAAAACGCCGAGCTGGTGATCAACATCGACGGCGGCGGTGGCCGGCTCGGGGAGGACGGCAAAGCGCAATTCTTCACCTGGAACGGCGCCGAGAAGACCTATGCCGATTTCGAGCTGACCGTGACCGACCCCGGCGGGCACAGTTCCGCGCCGCGTCCGCAGAATGCGATCAACCAGCTGTCGGCCGCGCTGGTGCGGATCGGCAATTACCGCTTCACCCCGCAATCGTCCGATCTGACCAGGGCCTTCTTCGTCGCCGCCGCGAAGCAGAAGACCGGCGCGCTCGCGGCCGCGATGCGCGCGTTCGCCGCGAACCCGAAGGACGAGAAGGCGATCGCCACGCTCGCCGCCGACCCCGCGTACGTCGGGCAGATCGGCACCACCTGCGTCGCGACGATGGTGGGCGGCGGGCACGCGCTCAACGCCTTGCCGCAGCGCGCCACCGCCAACATCAATTGCCGCATCTTCCCCGGCGTGAAGCCCGCCGACGTGATGGCGACGCTCAAGCAGGTCGCCGCCGAACCGAAGATGACGATCCGCGACGTCAGCGAGGGTTCGGTTGCCAACGACGCCTCGCCGATGCGCGCCGATTTCGTCGCTGCGGTGACCAAGGCGATCGCGAAGACGCGCCCCGGCGTGCCGGTGTTCCCCAGCATGTCGGCGGGCGCCAGCGACAGCATGTGGTTCCGCTATCACCACGTCCCCAGCTATGGCGCGAGCCCGACCTTCATCAAGGAATCGGACGATTTCAGCCACGGCCTGAACGAGCGGACGCCGATCGACAACATCGCGCCCGGCATCGCCTACTACGAGTCGCTGTTCACCGACCTGTCGAGATAA
- a CDS encoding holin family protein: protein MAIVDTIIGPVAGLLDKLIPDPRARETAQRELLRLEGTQELERVKAQLSAILAEAGAADPWTSRARPGFLYVMYALLLWSIPMGVIAAFRPAAATAIAQAMNAYLTGLPEPLYALFGTGYLGYTVAREWGKAKAR, encoded by the coding sequence ATGGCGATCGTCGATACGATCATCGGCCCCGTTGCGGGGCTGCTCGACAAACTGATCCCCGATCCGCGTGCGCGTGAGACGGCGCAACGCGAACTGCTGCGGCTTGAGGGCACGCAGGAACTGGAGCGCGTCAAGGCGCAGCTCTCCGCGATCCTGGCGGAGGCCGGCGCTGCCGATCCGTGGACCAGCCGCGCGCGCCCCGGCTTCCTCTACGTCATGTATGCGCTGCTGCTGTGGAGTATCCCGATGGGGGTGATCGCCGCATTCCGGCCGGCGGCCGCGACCGCGATCGCGCAGGCGATGAACGCGTATCTCACCGGGTTGCCCGAGCCGCTCTACGCGCTCTTCGGCACCGGCTATCTCGGCTATACCGTCGCGCGGGAATGGGGGAAGGCAAAGGCGCGCTGA
- a CDS encoding SDR family oxidoreductase: MRVLVTGGAKRLGAAIARAVAAAGHVPVIHYRSSRDEAEALAAALGGVAVPGDLADATDAAALFARACDGGPVDGLVNNASLFEYDAPAAPDAVLAARLHAINVVAPSLLAAALAGQGREGAVVNLLDQKLANPNPDFYGYTLTKAALAQATVLMAQAFAPRVRVNAVSPGLTLPSGDQSAAEFDAVSRANLLRRPVGAEAVAEAVVWLLEARSVTGQNVFVDCGQRFCPGDRDVMFEGRA; this comes from the coding sequence ATGCGCGTGCTGGTGACCGGGGGCGCGAAGCGGCTGGGTGCGGCGATCGCGCGCGCGGTTGCGGCGGCGGGGCACGTGCCGGTGATCCATTATCGATCCTCGCGGGACGAGGCGGAGGCGCTGGCGGCGGCATTGGGCGGCGTGGCGGTGCCGGGCGATCTGGCCGACGCGACGGACGCGGCGGCGCTGTTCGCACGCGCCTGCGACGGCGGTCCGGTCGACGGCCTGGTCAACAATGCCTCGCTCTTCGAATATGACGCGCCGGCCGCGCCGGATGCGGTGCTGGCCGCGCGGCTGCACGCGATCAACGTCGTCGCCCCGTCCTTGCTGGCCGCGGCGCTGGCGGGGCAGGGGCGGGAGGGCGCTGTGGTCAATCTGCTCGACCAGAAGCTCGCCAACCCCAACCCCGATTTCTACGGCTACACGCTGACCAAGGCGGCGCTGGCGCAGGCGACGGTGCTGATGGCGCAGGCGTTCGCGCCGCGCGTGCGCGTCAACGCGGTGTCGCCCGGCCTGACGCTGCCGAGCGGTGACCAGAGCGCGGCCGAATTCGATGCGGTATCGCGTGCGAACCTGCTGCGCCGCCCGGTCGGGGCGGAAGCGGTGGCGGAAGCGGTCGTCTGGCTGCTGGAGGCGCGCAGCGTTACCGGGCAGAACGTGTTCGTCGATTGCGGCCAGCGTTTCTGCCCCGGCGACCGCGACGTGATGTTCGAGGGGCGCGCGTGA
- a CDS encoding helix-turn-helix transcriptional regulator: MDDEYGALIHGAYVAAMDDGADGWLPWLQRASDWVGGYCGFLGMVDRGRGALAWNAIHHPDPVATARYRDEGIYLLDPQVPVVARLERSRLYRDIDVLDFDDPMTRRHVDWTAEHAGMGHFASMAAVIGDGRWVGGLSIHNAVGRGVTSDAQWRRLAALSDTLERALSFGVLHAEKLREQWWTARLAATGEPAALLDESGAVLRMTADFEAAVARGDGLRVRGGRLVATDWASQRRLSALIERATVPGGAAADATQIERDADRPSYVLCAWPLPQERRSLVPDHAAALVTLLDPEARPAPARGLWCAAFGLTAREGDVAKVLVDGLTPDEAAAMLGVSIATVRVHMRQLFAKTQTTRQSQLIRILTRF, encoded by the coding sequence ATGGATGACGAATACGGGGCGCTGATCCACGGCGCCTATGTGGCGGCGATGGATGACGGGGCGGACGGCTGGCTGCCGTGGTTGCAGCGCGCGTCGGACTGGGTCGGCGGATATTGCGGCTTTCTGGGCATGGTCGATCGCGGGCGCGGCGCGCTGGCGTGGAACGCGATCCACCATCCCGATCCTGTCGCCACCGCCCGCTATCGTGACGAGGGCATCTACCTGCTCGATCCGCAGGTGCCGGTGGTGGCGCGCCTCGAACGATCACGCCTCTACCGCGACATCGACGTGCTGGACTTCGACGATCCGATGACGCGTCGCCATGTCGACTGGACGGCCGAACATGCCGGCATGGGGCATTTCGCATCCATGGCGGCCGTGATCGGCGACGGCCGCTGGGTGGGAGGCTTGTCGATCCACAATGCCGTCGGACGGGGCGTCACCAGCGACGCGCAATGGCGGCGGCTCGCCGCGTTGTCCGACACGCTGGAGCGCGCGCTCTCCTTCGGCGTGCTTCATGCCGAGAAGCTGCGCGAACAATGGTGGACCGCGCGGCTGGCCGCGACGGGCGAGCCGGCGGCGCTGCTCGACGAAAGCGGCGCGGTACTGCGCATGACCGCCGATTTCGAGGCGGCGGTGGCGCGCGGTGACGGGCTGCGCGTGCGTGGCGGTCGGTTGGTGGCGACGGACTGGGCGAGCCAGCGGCGCCTGTCCGCGCTGATCGAACGCGCGACGGTGCCGGGGGGCGCGGCAGCCGACGCGACGCAGATCGAACGCGATGCCGACCGGCCCTCCTACGTGCTATGTGCGTGGCCGCTCCCGCAGGAGCGCCGCTCGCTGGTGCCCGATCACGCCGCAGCGCTGGTGACGCTGCTCGATCCAGAGGCGCGGCCGGCGCCCGCACGCGGTTTGTGGTGCGCCGCCTTCGGGCTGACGGCGCGGGAGGGCGACGTGGCGAAGGTGCTGGTGGACGGCCTGACCCCGGACGAGGCCGCGGCGATGCTTGGCGTCAGCATCGCGACCGTCCGCGTCCACATGCGGCAATTGTTTGCCAAGACGCAGACCACCCGGCAATCGCAGCTGATCCGGATACTGACGAGGTTTTGA
- a CDS encoding glycoside hydrolase family 108 protein — protein sequence MIDDLIDAVIDREGGYVHHPADRGGATRFGITEAVARASGYAGDMRHFARPAAAAIYRRSYWTRPAFDKVAAHAPRLAAELFDTGVNMGPIVAATFLQRALNALNRGAREYPDLPCDGRIGAQTLDALAGFLATRGPVAETVLTRAVEALQGERYLTLAEQRPANEAFLYGWLAQRIG from the coding sequence ATGATCGACGATCTCATCGACGCCGTGATCGACCGTGAGGGCGGCTATGTCCATCACCCCGCGGACCGCGGCGGGGCGACCCGCTTCGGCATCACCGAGGCGGTCGCGCGCGCCAGCGGCTATGCCGGCGACATGCGCCATTTCGCGCGCCCCGCCGCCGCCGCGATCTATCGCCGCAGCTATTGGACGCGTCCCGCCTTCGACAAGGTCGCCGCGCACGCACCGCGGCTCGCCGCCGAATTGTTCGACACCGGGGTCAACATGGGGCCGATCGTCGCGGCGACCTTCCTGCAACGCGCGCTCAACGCGCTCAATCGCGGCGCGCGCGAGTATCCCGACCTGCCGTGCGACGGCCGCATCGGCGCGCAGACGCTAGACGCGCTCGCCGGCTTCCTCGCCACGCGCGGTCCGGTCGCCGAGACGGTGCTGACGCGCGCGGTCGAGGCGTTGCAGGGCGAACGCTACCTGACGCTCGCCGAGCAGCGCCCCGCCAACGAGGCCTTCCTCTACGGCTGGCTCGCACAGCGCATTGGTTGA
- a CDS encoding DUF2945 domain-containing protein, with protein MADDLKKGDDVSWKSHGGTAHGTVEKKLTSETSIKSHKVKASKDDPQFLVKSDNGGKAAHKPGALKKE; from the coding sequence ATGGCCGACGATCTGAAAAAGGGCGACGACGTGAGCTGGAAGTCGCATGGCGGCACCGCGCACGGCACGGTCGAGAAGAAGCTGACGTCCGAAACCTCGATCAAGAGCCACAAGGTCAAGGCATCGAAGGACGATCCGCAATTTCTGGTCAAGAGCGACAATGGCGGGAAGGCCGCACACAAGCCGGGCGCGCTGAAGAAGGAATGA
- the betI gene encoding transcriptional regulator BetI — translation MSKRATPDDRRRELIEATVRVLAERGAAGASVRTIAAAAAVSPGLVTHHFGGVDRLVAASYDHVAAQVGAALEVAVASAGTSPRARLGAYVAANFGAPIADPALLATWLALWSLARGDAAMLARHEHHYAGFRARLEQLLADCGLPAARVRLAAIGVTALVDGLWLELCLSPGSFTADEARALAAAYLDRSVNSDS, via the coding sequence ATGAGCAAGCGCGCCACTCCCGACGATCGGCGTCGCGAGTTGATCGAAGCGACGGTGCGCGTGCTGGCGGAGCGCGGCGCGGCGGGCGCATCGGTGCGCACGATCGCAGCGGCGGCGGCGGTGTCGCCGGGGCTGGTGACGCACCATTTCGGCGGAGTCGATCGGCTGGTGGCGGCATCCTACGACCATGTCGCGGCGCAGGTCGGCGCGGCGCTGGAGGTGGCGGTGGCGTCGGCGGGCACGTCGCCGCGTGCACGGCTCGGTGCCTATGTCGCGGCGAATTTCGGTGCCCCGATCGCGGACCCGGCGCTGCTCGCGACCTGGCTGGCGCTATGGAGCCTTGCGCGCGGGGATGCGGCGATGCTCGCGCGGCACGAGCATCATTATGCGGGGTTCCGTGCGCGGCTGGAACAACTGCTCGCCGACTGCGGGCTTCCGGCCGCGCGCGTGCGGCTGGCGGCGATCGGGGTGACCGCGCTGGTCGATGGCTTGTGGCTCGAGCTGTGCCTGTCGCCCGGCAGTTTCACCGCCGACGAGGCGCGCGCGCTCGCCGCCGCTTATCTCGACAGGTCGGTGAACAGCGACTCGTAG
- a CDS encoding dihydroneopterin aldolase, protein MAEYAIILDDLAVAMRLGIHPHEAVPQRVLLSVRMTVAYEQAPDADTIAQVLDYDALRDGIHALTAGEGFALQETLVERVAALCLADPRVREVRVRSMKPDVYPDARVGCEIVRGR, encoded by the coding sequence ATGGCCGAATATGCGATCATCCTCGACGATCTCGCGGTCGCGATGCGGCTGGGCATCCACCCGCACGAGGCGGTGCCGCAACGCGTGCTGCTGTCGGTGCGGATGACCGTAGCCTACGAGCAGGCGCCCGACGCCGACACGATCGCGCAGGTGCTCGATTACGATGCGTTGCGCGACGGCATCCATGCACTGACCGCGGGCGAGGGTTTCGCCTTGCAGGAGACGTTGGTCGAACGTGTCGCGGCGCTTTGCCTCGCCGATCCGCGCGTCCGCGAGGTGCGGGTCCGCTCGATGAAGCCCGACGTCTATCCCGACGCGCGGGTGGGATGCGAGATCGTCCGGGGGCGTTGA
- the hslU gene encoding ATP-dependent protease ATPase subunit HslU gives MNDNLTPKAIVAALDAHIIGQKDAKRAVAVALRNRWRRQQLAPDLRDEVTPKNILMIGPTGCGKTEISRRLAKLADAPFVKVEATKFTEVGYVGRDVEQIARDLVEEAVRLEKERRRLAVKDKAEAAAMDRLLDALVGKDASQATRDSFRQRFAEGHLADKEVELELAQAPQMPFDLPGGQGSVGMINLSEMMGKAFGGGPKQRRKLLVPAAWEKLVEEEADKRLDQDEVSRVALQDAEENGIVFLDEIDKIAVSDVRGGSVSREGVQRDLLPLIEGTTVATKYGPMKTDHILFIASGAFHVAKPSDLLPELQGRLPIRVELKGLTEDDFVSILSDTKASLPAQYRALIATEGVEVTFTDDGIRAIARIAAEVNGEIENIGARRLQTVMEKLLEDVSFDAEDRKGDALTVDGAYVERQLASVARNSDLSRFVL, from the coding sequence ATGAACGATAATCTCACCCCCAAGGCGATCGTCGCCGCGCTCGATGCGCATATCATCGGGCAGAAGGACGCCAAGCGCGCGGTCGCAGTGGCGCTGCGCAACCGCTGGCGCCGCCAGCAGCTCGCGCCGGACCTGCGCGACGAGGTGACGCCCAAGAATATCCTGATGATCGGGCCGACCGGCTGCGGCAAGACCGAGATCAGCCGCCGCCTCGCCAAGCTCGCCGACGCGCCGTTCGTGAAGGTGGAGGCGACCAAGTTCACCGAGGTCGGCTATGTCGGCCGCGACGTCGAGCAGATTGCGCGCGACCTTGTCGAGGAAGCGGTGCGGCTCGAAAAGGAACGCCGTCGCCTGGCGGTGAAGGACAAGGCCGAGGCTGCGGCGATGGACCGGCTGCTCGACGCGCTGGTCGGCAAGGACGCCAGCCAGGCGACCCGCGACAGCTTCCGCCAACGTTTCGCCGAGGGGCATCTCGCCGACAAGGAGGTCGAGCTCGAACTCGCGCAGGCGCCGCAGATGCCGTTCGATCTGCCCGGCGGGCAGGGATCGGTCGGGATGATCAACCTGTCCGAGATGATGGGCAAGGCGTTCGGCGGCGGGCCGAAGCAGCGTCGCAAGCTGCTGGTGCCGGCCGCATGGGAGAAACTGGTCGAGGAGGAAGCCGACAAGCGCCTGGACCAGGACGAGGTCAGCCGCGTGGCGTTGCAGGACGCCGAGGAGAACGGCATCGTCTTCCTTGACGAGATCGACAAGATCGCGGTGAGCGACGTGCGGGGTGGCTCGGTCAGCCGCGAGGGCGTGCAGCGCGATTTGCTGCCGCTGATCGAGGGGACGACGGTCGCCACCAAATACGGTCCGATGAAGACCGACCACATCCTGTTCATCGCCAGCGGCGCGTTCCACGTCGCCAAGCCGAGCGATCTGCTGCCCGAGCTTCAGGGCCGGCTGCCGATCCGCGTCGAACTCAAGGGCCTCACCGAGGACGATTTCGTCTCGATCCTGTCGGACACCAAGGCATCGCTGCCGGCGCAATACCGGGCGCTGATCGCGACCGAGGGGGTCGAGGTGACCTTCACCGACGACGGCATCCGCGCGATCGCGCGGATCGCGGCCGAAGTGAACGGCGAGATCGAGAATATCGGCGCGCGCCGGCTTCAGACGGTGATGGAGAAATTGCTGGAGGACGTCAGCTTCGATGCCGAAGATCGGAAGGGCGACGCGTTGACCGTCGACGGCGCCTATGTCGAGCGGCAACTGGCCAGCGTCGCGCGCAACTCCGACTTGAGCCGCTTCGTCCTGTAA
- the folE gene encoding GTP cyclohydrolase I FolE — protein MSETVQATPDDGDLVAADGKIAVPDDVAAAVRTLLRWAGDDPSREGLVDTPRRVARAWKEYCAGYGEDPGVHLSRVFEEVGGYDEIVLLKDIPFQSHCEHHMAPIIGKAHIAYLPRNHVVGISKLARVLHGYARRLQVQERLTAEVADCIWTRLKPLGVAVVIEASHACMTARGVRTSGVGMVTSRMMGVFRDDERSRKEVLALMGLR, from the coding sequence ATGAGCGAAACGGTGCAGGCGACGCCCGACGACGGCGATCTGGTGGCAGCAGACGGCAAGATCGCGGTGCCCGACGACGTGGCCGCCGCGGTGCGCACGCTGCTGCGCTGGGCCGGCGACGATCCTTCGCGCGAAGGTCTTGTCGACACCCCGCGCCGCGTCGCGCGCGCATGGAAGGAATATTGCGCGGGCTACGGCGAGGATCCCGGCGTGCACCTGTCGCGCGTCTTCGAAGAGGTCGGCGGCTATGACGAGATCGTGCTGCTGAAGGACATTCCGTTCCAGTCGCACTGCGAGCATCACATGGCGCCGATCATCGGCAAGGCGCATATCGCGTACCTGCCGCGCAACCATGTCGTCGGCATCTCCAAGCTGGCGCGTGTGCTGCACGGCTATGCGCGACGCCTGCAGGTGCAGGAACGACTGACCGCCGAGGTGGCCGACTGCATCTGGACGCGGCTGAAGCCGCTCGGCGTCGCGGTGGTGATCGAGGCGAGCCACGCCTGCATGACGGCGCGCGGGGTGCGCACCTCCGGCGTCGGCATGGTGACCAGCCGGATGATGGGCGTGTTCCGCGACGACGAGCGCAGCCGCAAGGAAGTGCTGGCGCTGATGGGGCTGCGCTGA